The Hypomesus transpacificus isolate Combined female chromosome 2, fHypTra1, whole genome shotgun sequence genome window below encodes:
- the LOC124472350 gene encoding ETS1-related protein isoform X1, translating into MYWDNIHKTIERDLDKDSIKMEMYQAGHYTDFRTQEVPAGFDFAAYDYNGEDLSFLLDSKGPGQQQYLDSYREPQKQKCLHDIKVNTNDSVLFNLDSYPELSCWASNPRDAVTLDHSTQTYHSLMPQKGQLSPGIDDASSPFLQSKDTNHRGITSTVSLDHLGEVVQSYGHNIGELYDLEEQRSSSFWPEYPTLGYTAPMPHPTASKAGSQSPEQYCPRVAKRKSTHSQRPAREGQMVGMSTYPGSGPILLWQFLLELLLDSACHNFISWTGDGWEFKMSDPAEVAKRWGQCKNKPKMNYEKLSRGLRYYYHKNIIHKTAGKRYVYRFVCDVQGMVGKTAQEVLDSLNIISTGIESSWQCPDVTPTSPEQSNETWAV; encoded by the exons ATGTACTGGGATAACATCCATAAAACGATCGAGAGAGACTTAGACAAAGATTCTATAAAG ATGGAGATGTACCAAGCTGGACATTACACAGACTTCAGAACACAAGAAGTTCCTGCTGGTTTTGACTTTGCAGCATATG ACTACAATGGTGAAGACCTGTCTTTTCTGTTAGACAGTAAAGGACCTGGGCAGCAGCAGTACCTGGACAGCTACCGAGagccacaaaaacaaaaatgccTACATGATATCAAAG TAAACACCAATGATTCTGTACTGTTCAACCTGGATTCATACCCAGAGTTAAGCTGTTGGGCGTCAAACCCACGTG ATGCGGTGACTTTGGACCATTCCACTCAGACCTACCACAGTCTAATGCCCCAGAAAGGACAATTGAGCCCAGGCATAGATGACGCCAGCAGCCCTTTCTTGCAGAGTAAAGACACCAACCACAGAGGAATCACCAGCACTGTCAGCCTAGACCATCTTG GTGAAGTAGTCCAGAGTTATGGCCACAACATAGGTGAGCTGTATGACTTGGAAGAACAAAGATCTTCCTCTTTCTGGCCTGAATATCCTACGCTTGGCTACACAGCCCCCATGCCACACCCAACTGCTTCAAAAGCTGGATCCCAGTCCCCAGAGCAGTACTGCCCCCGTGTGGCTAAACGCAAAAGTACACACTCCCAAAGACCAGCAAGAGAAGGACAGATGGTGGGCATGTCAACTTATCCAG GATCTGGCCCTATCCTGTTGTGGCAGTTCTTACTGGAGCTTCTGCTCGACTCTGCCTGTCATAACTTTATCTCCTGGACTGGAGACGGCTGGGAGTTCAAGATGTCTGATCCAGCAGAG GTGGCCAAACGTTGGGGCCAGTGCAAGAACAAGCCCAAGATGAACTACGAAAAGTTGAGTCGTGGTCTACGCTACTACTACCACAAGAACATTATCCACAAGACGGCAGGCAAACGCTATGTGTACCGCTTTGTCTGCGATGTGCAGGGTATGGTGGGGAAGACTGCACAGGAGGTCCTTGACAGCCTAAACATTATATCTACAGGCATTGAGTCCTCTTGGCAGTGCCCGGATGTGACACCAACATCCCCAGAACAGAGCAATGAAACATGGGCAGTATAG
- the LOC124472350 gene encoding ETS1-related protein isoform X2 yields MYWDNIHKTIERDLDKDSIKMEMYQAGHYTDFRTQEVPAGFDFAAYDSKGPGQQQYLDSYREPQKQKCLHDIKVNTNDSVLFNLDSYPELSCWASNPRDAVTLDHSTQTYHSLMPQKGQLSPGIDDASSPFLQSKDTNHRGITSTVSLDHLGEVVQSYGHNIGELYDLEEQRSSSFWPEYPTLGYTAPMPHPTASKAGSQSPEQYCPRVAKRKSTHSQRPAREGQMVGMSTYPGSGPILLWQFLLELLLDSACHNFISWTGDGWEFKMSDPAEVAKRWGQCKNKPKMNYEKLSRGLRYYYHKNIIHKTAGKRYVYRFVCDVQGMVGKTAQEVLDSLNIISTGIESSWQCPDVTPTSPEQSNETWAV; encoded by the exons ATGTACTGGGATAACATCCATAAAACGATCGAGAGAGACTTAGACAAAGATTCTATAAAG ATGGAGATGTACCAAGCTGGACATTACACAGACTTCAGAACACAAGAAGTTCCTGCTGGTTTTGACTTTGCAGCATATG ACAGTAAAGGACCTGGGCAGCAGCAGTACCTGGACAGCTACCGAGagccacaaaaacaaaaatgccTACATGATATCAAAG TAAACACCAATGATTCTGTACTGTTCAACCTGGATTCATACCCAGAGTTAAGCTGTTGGGCGTCAAACCCACGTG ATGCGGTGACTTTGGACCATTCCACTCAGACCTACCACAGTCTAATGCCCCAGAAAGGACAATTGAGCCCAGGCATAGATGACGCCAGCAGCCCTTTCTTGCAGAGTAAAGACACCAACCACAGAGGAATCACCAGCACTGTCAGCCTAGACCATCTTG GTGAAGTAGTCCAGAGTTATGGCCACAACATAGGTGAGCTGTATGACTTGGAAGAACAAAGATCTTCCTCTTTCTGGCCTGAATATCCTACGCTTGGCTACACAGCCCCCATGCCACACCCAACTGCTTCAAAAGCTGGATCCCAGTCCCCAGAGCAGTACTGCCCCCGTGTGGCTAAACGCAAAAGTACACACTCCCAAAGACCAGCAAGAGAAGGACAGATGGTGGGCATGTCAACTTATCCAG GATCTGGCCCTATCCTGTTGTGGCAGTTCTTACTGGAGCTTCTGCTCGACTCTGCCTGTCATAACTTTATCTCCTGGACTGGAGACGGCTGGGAGTTCAAGATGTCTGATCCAGCAGAG GTGGCCAAACGTTGGGGCCAGTGCAAGAACAAGCCCAAGATGAACTACGAAAAGTTGAGTCGTGGTCTACGCTACTACTACCACAAGAACATTATCCACAAGACGGCAGGCAAACGCTATGTGTACCGCTTTGTCTGCGATGTGCAGGGTATGGTGGGGAAGACTGCACAGGAGGTCCTTGACAGCCTAAACATTATATCTACAGGCATTGAGTCCTCTTGGCAGTGCCCGGATGTGACACCAACATCCCCAGAACAGAGCAATGAAACATGGGCAGTATAG